One genomic window of Terriglobia bacterium includes the following:
- a CDS encoding TolC family protein gives MSILQPLKGYGHRRTGPARGRDIALPVAILLVAVACPISTPARAAQLAEGPTPAQPAQSPMPLAQLVKEAEQNNPQILAAKREWQAATQAPSQVSTLPDPQITVQQLAVGSPRPFAGFSNSDFAYIGVGVSQDLPYPGKLRLRGEIARRKADTLRQQADAVRRSVIEQVKAAYFRLDYVRQTLSILEKDKKLLEQIEKIAEARYRTGQGNQQDVLKAQLQQTKLLRDATQYRQQMQTLQAQLKQLLNRPQDSADIITEKLTETSLPYSSDDLLAAVRTGNPEVGAQHEMVQDRSLQVELARKDFYPDFSLQYMWQHTGAPFRDYYMATFGVRLPIYRSRRQRPEVAEAGEQLNSARREYEAQVQQTYFEVRDQYLVADSDSKVLKIYREGLIPQATATFNAGLAAYQSAQQDFETLLSSFVDVLDLDIEYWRTLAEHESALARLEQLTGIQIP, from the coding sequence TATGGTCATCGACGAACGGGCCCGGCCCGTGGCCGGGACATTGCTCTGCCCGTCGCTATTCTGCTGGTTGCTGTTGCCTGTCCGATTTCAACGCCAGCAAGGGCCGCGCAGCTTGCGGAAGGGCCGACGCCGGCGCAACCCGCCCAATCGCCCATGCCTTTGGCGCAACTGGTAAAAGAAGCGGAACAGAACAATCCGCAAATCCTGGCGGCAAAGCGGGAATGGCAGGCAGCCACGCAGGCGCCTTCCCAGGTTTCGACGCTGCCAGACCCCCAAATTACCGTCCAGCAGCTCGCGGTTGGAAGCCCACGCCCTTTCGCCGGGTTCTCAAATAGCGACTTCGCCTATATCGGAGTGGGCGTTTCCCAGGATTTGCCTTATCCGGGCAAACTGCGGCTTCGAGGGGAAATTGCCCGCCGCAAAGCGGACACTCTGCGACAGCAGGCTGACGCGGTCAGGCGGTCAGTTATTGAACAAGTCAAAGCCGCATATTTTCGTCTCGACTATGTTCGACAGACGCTTTCGATCCTCGAAAAGGACAAGAAACTTCTGGAGCAGATTGAAAAGATTGCAGAGGCCCGTTACCGGACAGGCCAGGGCAACCAGCAGGATGTGCTCAAGGCGCAGTTGCAGCAGACAAAACTCCTGCGGGACGCCACGCAATACCGCCAGCAAATGCAAACCCTCCAGGCGCAACTCAAACAGCTTCTGAACCGGCCGCAGGATTCAGCGGACATCATCACGGAGAAGCTCACAGAAACCTCACTGCCCTATAGCTCCGATGACCTGCTGGCAGCCGTCCGCACAGGGAACCCGGAAGTCGGCGCTCAGCATGAGATGGTGCAGGACCGCAGCCTGCAGGTGGAACTGGCCCGGAAGGATTTTTATCCTGACTTCAGCCTGCAATACATGTGGCAGCACACGGGCGCGCCCTTCCGCGATTATTACATGGCGACGTTCGGCGTCAGGCTTCCCATTTACCGCAGTCGGCGGCAGAGGCCGGAAGTGGCCGAAGCGGGCGAACAACTGAATAGCGCGCGCCGTGAATATGAAGCGCAGGTCCAGCAGACCTATTTCGAAGTGCGCGACCAGTATCTGGTGGCCGACTCGGACTCCAAAGTCCTCAAGATTTATCGCGAGGGACTGATTCCACAGGCTACGGCCACGTTCAATGCCGGACTTGCCGCCTACCAATCAGCCCAGCAGGACTTTGAAACGCTGCTCAGCTCTTTTGTGGACGTACTCGACCTGGACATCGAGTACTGGCGCACGCTGGCCGAGCACGAAAGCGCGCTGGCCCGGCTTGAACAACTGACCGGAATCCAGATTCCCTGA